The Deinococcus puniceus genome segment ACGCCGAAGCGGGTGGTTCCTACGCGGCCCAAGACTTCGTGCATGTGGGCGCGGTGATCCACGCTGACCAAGATCAGCGGCGGCGTGAGGCTGACCGACACGAAGGCGCTGGCTGTCATGCCCCGGCGCTGCTGGCCGTCTAGCGTGGTAACGACGGTGACGCCGCTGGCAAATCGCCCCAGCGTCTGGCGGAATTCAAACGGCGTCAGGCCACCTTCGGCCTCTGCATTCGGAAGGGTCATGGGGGGAGTGTAACGCGGCAGGCAGGTGAGTTTAAGAGGGGAAGCTCAGGGCTGAGCGGGTGTAACCACGGGTGCAATCTTTGCAGGTGGCAGCGCCGGAACAGGTTGGAGATCGCGCACCAGCAGGTTGGGCAGGCGCACCACGCCGCGTGCAGGGATGGTATCCACCCAGCGCTGCCCACTCACGCGGATTTCGGTGCTGCCTGCCTTAAGGCCCGCAAAGCCGTAATACCCGTTGCCGTCGGTGAGAGAGCGGGCCACCACTTCGCCGCCTTGCAGGGCTTCTACCACGCGGTTGCCCAGCACCGGAACGCCCGTGACCCGGCCCAGCAACCCGCGTGTAGTGGGTGGGCTGGCGGCCCAGCGAGTGGGCACGTTCAGCGCGGCTCCGGGGGTGGTCAGTAGGGCGCGGATGACCTCTAGACCTTGCGCGGTGGTCGATTTTCCGCCGTACACGTCCACGGTGGGGGTGCGGTAGGAGTAGCCCACCCAGCCCAGCCCGGAATTCACGGCGCGGGCGGCCTGTGCCGCGATGACCGCTGGAGAATTCAGGTAGAGCGCCGTGCCCACCGCCAGTTCGGCCTGACCGCCATCAGCGCGGGGGCGCATGGACGCGGCAAAAGCGTTCCAGCCGTCAAACCACGAGGCTTGGTCGGCCACGCCGTCGCGCTTGTAGTTCATCAGCACGTTCAGGTCGATCAGGCCGTCGCGCATCCACGTGGGCCAGTCTTGCAGCACGTCGTTGTAGGTGCGGGTGCGCCGGAACGACACCAGATCGCCCGCACGCGGCGGTTGCAGGTAGGTGATGGTGGCTGCACTGACCCATAGGTTGGAGCGCACGGCCTTCACTTCCAGCGCGGTGCGGCGCACGAGGGCCGTGACCTGATCGCGCTTCCAGTCCAGCCACGCGGGATCGGCAGAGGCAGGAATGCCCGTGGCCCCGGTTTCGGCGTTGAAGCGGGCGATGACTTTGGGATCGTAGCCCCAGACGCCGCCGTCGGGGTAACGGATTCGGTCTAGCTGAATGCCGTCTACGGCGTAGTTTTTGACCAGACTGACCACGCCCGCCACCATGTAGTCGGCGGCGGCGGGAATGCCCGCGTCCAGCCACGCATCG includes the following:
- a CDS encoding family 10 glycosylhydrolase; the protein is MPPFQLPRRAAALVLSLALVLPSAEGALTVPPATPAPVPALPAVSPAGPLTVPTDAPKQPVPVTAEPTPTAGVGVRGLWIDAFGPGLKTSAQVRRMVDAAAKMGINTLFVQAIRRADCLCRRSSLPVITDADLQPGFDPLEAVIRLAKPRGMRVIAWASVTGVANAAVPNSNPAHISRTHGPNMGAQSWYSRRPDGTYLEGSDAWLDAGIPAAADYMVAGVVSLVKNYAVDGIQLDRIRYPDGGVWGYDPKVIARFNAETGATGIPASADPAWLDWKRDQVTALVRRTALEVKAVRSNLWVSAATITYLQPPRAGDLVSFRRTRTYNDVLQDWPTWMRDGLIDLNVLMNYKRDGVADQASWFDGWNAFAASMRPRADGGQAELAVGTALYLNSPAVIAAQAARAVNSGLGWVGYSYRTPTVDVYGGKSTTAQGLEVIRALLTTPGAALNVPTRWAASPPTTRGLLGRVTGVPVLGNRVVEALQGGEVVARSLTDGNGYYGFAGLKAGSTEIRVSGQRWVDTIPARGVVRLPNLLVRDLQPVPALPPAKIAPVVTPAQP